The Balaenoptera acutorostrata chromosome 15, mBalAcu1.1, whole genome shotgun sequence genome contains a region encoding:
- the LOC103016397 gene encoding LOW QUALITY PROTEIN: uncharacterized protein LOC103016397 (The sequence of the model RefSeq protein was modified relative to this genomic sequence to represent the inferred CDS: substituted 2 bases at 2 genomic stop codons), translating into MLLFWGSLLCWGLLPQAPGEAQHLVFLCFSKDQLETDISGLLSKHHVLDRVARIPVMGATSKGVAILDHWPFVREGLSKGSSGLDLSLVGDLLSGQSFPLLGELLQRGGVVTEDAKGPEVTLQILSDSLLQVTLRSKLHLSLXRILRLKVIKNICIGVRLEQTGNKTSVAFEECHTPPGYLSIEVLEQMDPLLVNKALGLVTDVLDEALPFLLQTIGCPLATTLLNSLLEDLLHITLSPAISGPEDFQHYVTSTEFTEEAILMKVQVSPHDPCSPGQRAPRPDHLAPKPLPKLAPGSLADLAFSLETXNDILSCLYTSKEIHVNLQDPTAAGLIQLLSLRALEPGPKTSNQARGSMGLTISTPHPPTVHLDGHTASVILPGSLVLLGPSSTSSFSVSGKLFSKAVFSSKNQELKLQFTPNSNCHLGFLVVLKDPPAGLKEGPERLIIPGLEVLEIIFSGSGIPSVTSSEGSHPDQSCQEERLEALLLELLKRFFPHHNNLLREQGLLLPNVKGISFDQARMESSKDYLLLTVPEEKPFLTEGQSLPSATSAPDT; encoded by the exons ATGCTGCTGTTCTGGGGGTCACTGCTATGCTGGGGGCTGCTGCCCCAGGCCCCGGGGGAGGCCCAGCACTTAGTCTTCTTGTGCTTCAGCAAGGATCAGCTGGAAACAG ACATTTCAGGCCTGCTCTCGAAACACCATGTCCTGGACCGTGTGGCCAGGATCCCTGTGATGGGGGCCACAAGTAAAGGAGTCGCCATCCTGGACCACTGGCCCTTCGTAAGAGAAGGCCTCTCCAAAGGGAGCAGTGGGCTTGATCTGTCGCTGGTCGGGGACCTGCTCTCGGGGCAGAGCTTCCCGCTGCTGGGGGAGCTGCTCCAGCGGGGTGG GGTGGTCACAGAAGATGCCAAAGGCCCCGAGGTCACCCTACAAATCCTGAGTGACAGCCTGCTGCAGGTCACATTGCGAAGCAAACTGCACCTCTCGCTCTAGAG GATCCTGCGGCTCAAAGTCATCAAGAACATCTGCATCGGGGTACGGCTGGAGCAGACGGGGAACAAGACCAGCGTGGCCTTTGAGGAGTGCCACACGCCACCAGGATACCTGAGCATTGAGGTTCTGGAGCA GATGGACCCCCTCCTGGTGAACAAAGCTCTGGGGTTGGTGACAGATGTCCTGGATGAGGCATTGCCCTTCCTCCTACAGACGATA GGGTGTCCCCTGGCCACAACCCTGCTCAACTCGCTGCTGGAAGACCTGTTACACATCACTCTGT CCCCAGCCATCTCCGGCCCGGAAGACTTCCAGCACTATGTCACCAGCACAGAATTCACAGAGGAGGCCATCCTGATGAAAGTCCAGGTGAGCC CTCATGACCCCTGCAGCCCAGGCCAGAGAGCCCCAAGGCCTGACCACCTGGCCCCCAAGCCCCTCCCAAAATTAGCCCCGGGCAGCCTGGCAGACCTGGCCTTTTCACTGGAAACCTAAAATGACATCCTGTCCTGCCTCTACACCAGCAAGGAGATACATGTGAACCTCCAGGACCCCACG GCTGCTGGCCTCATTCAGCTATTGTCACTGAGAGCGCTGGAGCCTGGGCCCAAG ACTTCTAATCAGGCCAGAGGGAGCATGGGACTGACCATCAGCACCCCTCATCCTCCCACTGTCCACCTTGATGGCCACACGGCCTCAGTCATCCTGCCGGGCTCCCTGGTACtgctggggcccagcagcaccTCCTCCTTCTCAGTTTCCGGG AAACTCTTTTCAAAGGCTGTGTTTTCCTCGAAAAATCAGGAATTAAAACTCCAGTTCACTCCAAACag CAACTGCCATCTTGGCTTCCTCGTGGTCCTGAAGGACCCACCGGCAGGCCTGAAAGAAGGCCCTGAGCGGTTGAT AATCCCAGGTTTAGAGGTCCTAGAGATCATCTTCTCAGGGTCAGGGATCCCCTCTGTGACATCTTCAGAAGGCAGTCATCCAGACCAGAGCTGCCAG GAGGAACGTCTGGAAGCCCTTCTCTTAGAGCTTCTGAAGAGGTTCTTCCCCCATCACAACA ATCTGCTCAGAGAACAAGGCCTCCTGCTGCCCAACGTCAAGGGCATCTCCTTCGACCAGGCGCGGATGGAGTCCTCCAAG GATTACTTGCTACTGACTGTTCCAGAGGAAAAACCATTTCTTACTGAGGGCCAGTCCCTCCCCTCAGCCACAAGTGCTCCGGACACTTGA